The Streptomyces luteogriseus genome includes a window with the following:
- a CDS encoding sensor histidine kinase, which translates to MVATFRRHSLAGEMLVLQLAIVVVVLLAVAAVSLAQSQATFNRVEGRRVSALAEQLAANPLVRSQLVRPAPGEALAPLVLATQAQSGVTSVSVADGAGRIVSSTNPTLVGERMRLGPGTARGRGWSGQLTLDGERELAAQVPVLGATEENLGRILGTVMIGEADPTVWQRLSGASSYLLAYLGIASGLGVAGSWLLARRVKRQTLGLEPGEIAGLAEHREAMLYGIAEGVIALDPQHRLTLVNDMGRRLLGLPEDCVGQSLEGLGIDGRLRDVLSGTAAGERDEVVVRHGRVLVMNRMTVTKDDRPLGSVTTLRDRTELARLEREIGSFRSSSELLRAQAHEFANQLHTISGLIQIGEQDEVVSYIRALSRHRQSLDVTLSRRVRDTAVAALLMAKASLAAERKVSLRISDDTALERLAPEDAADVATVVGNLVDNAVDAAAARDDAWVEVALRQDASSVEIAVRDSGPGVAPELAREVFSHGFTTKAAREGERGIGLALTKLVCERHGGEISVANTPEGAVFTARMTVGHRTGTVAEGAAP; encoded by the coding sequence GTGGTCGCCACCTTTCGTCGCCATTCGCTCGCGGGCGAGATGCTGGTGCTCCAGCTCGCCATCGTCGTGGTGGTGCTGCTGGCTGTCGCCGCGGTCTCCCTCGCCCAGTCGCAGGCCACCTTCAACCGCGTCGAGGGGCGCCGGGTGAGCGCGCTAGCCGAGCAGCTGGCCGCCAACCCGCTGGTGCGCAGCCAGCTGGTGCGCCCCGCGCCGGGCGAGGCGCTCGCCCCACTGGTGCTCGCCACACAGGCCCAGTCGGGGGTCACGTCGGTGTCGGTGGCCGACGGGGCCGGGCGGATCGTCAGCTCCACGAACCCCACGCTCGTCGGCGAGCGCATGCGGCTCGGGCCGGGGACCGCCCGGGGGCGCGGCTGGTCCGGGCAGCTGACCCTGGACGGCGAGCGCGAGCTGGCCGCCCAGGTGCCCGTCCTCGGGGCCACGGAGGAGAACCTGGGCCGGATCCTCGGCACGGTGATGATCGGCGAGGCCGACCCGACGGTGTGGCAGCGGCTCAGCGGCGCCTCCTCCTATCTGCTCGCCTACCTGGGCATCGCCAGCGGACTCGGCGTCGCCGGCTCCTGGCTGCTGGCCCGAAGGGTGAAACGCCAGACCCTCGGACTGGAGCCGGGCGAGATCGCCGGGCTCGCCGAGCACCGGGAGGCGATGCTGTACGGGATCGCCGAGGGGGTGATCGCCCTGGACCCGCAGCACCGGCTCACCCTCGTCAACGACATGGGGCGCCGGCTGCTCGGCCTGCCCGAGGACTGCGTAGGACAGAGCCTGGAAGGCCTCGGCATCGACGGCCGGCTGCGCGACGTGCTGTCCGGCACGGCCGCGGGCGAGCGCGACGAGGTCGTCGTGCGCCACGGCCGGGTCCTGGTGATGAACCGGATGACCGTCACCAAGGACGACCGGCCCCTCGGCTCGGTCACCACCCTGCGCGACCGCACCGAACTCGCCCGGCTGGAGCGGGAGATCGGATCCTTCCGCAGCTCCTCCGAACTGCTGCGCGCACAGGCGCACGAGTTCGCCAACCAGCTGCACACCATCTCCGGGCTGATCCAGATCGGTGAGCAGGACGAAGTCGTCAGCTACATCCGCGCGTTGAGCCGGCACCGCCAGTCCCTGGACGTCACCCTCAGCCGCCGTGTCCGGGACACCGCGGTGGCCGCGCTGCTGATGGCCAAGGCGTCCCTCGCCGCCGAGCGGAAGGTCAGCCTGCGGATCTCGGACGACACCGCGCTGGAGCGCCTCGCCCCGGAGGACGCCGCCGATGTGGCGACCGTGGTGGGCAATCTGGTGGACAACGCCGTCGACGCCGCCGCGGCCCGGGACGACGCCTGGGTGGAGGTCGCGCTGCGGCAGGACGCCTCCAGCGTGGAGATCGCGGTCCGCGACTCCGGGCCCGGGGTCGCTCCCGAGCTGGCCCGCGAGGTGTTCTCCCACGGTTTCACCACCAAGGCCGCCCGCGAGGGCGAGCGCGGCATCGGACTGGCCCTGACCAAGCTGGTCTGCGAACGGCACGGGGGAGAGATCTCGGTGGCCAACACCCCCGAAGGGGCCGTGTTCACCGCACGCATGACCGTCGGCCACCGCACCGGCACGGTGGCGGAAGGAGCGGCCCCATGA
- a CDS encoding ABC transporter ATP-binding protein: protein METTAWTQLHSVINAEQDRRPFALTTLRRIGAFARPHRRRIALFVLLGVGTALLAVATPVLAGWVVDTIVSDGDEDRVVRLALLIALIAVAEAALGILGRRLSATLGEHLILDLRTAVFDHVQRMPVAFFTRTRTGALVSRLNNDVIGAQRAFSNTLSGVVSNLVTLLLTLAVMLTLSWQITLLALVLLPVFVIPARRMGSRMARMQREAATLNAAMGTRMTERFSAPGATLVKLFGRPEEESREFAERARRVADIGIRTATAQAAFITALTLVSALALALVYGLGGWFALRGSLEPGAVVSLALLLTRLYAPLTALAGARVEVMSALVSFERVFEVLDLRPLIEEKPDARPVPDGPVAVEFDNVRFGYPAADKVSLASLEEVASLDKRGGDEVLHGLSFRAEPGRTVALVGSSGAGKSTIAQLMPRLYDTDEGAVRIGGVDVRDLTAQSLRQTLGMVTQDGHLFHDTVRANLLLARPEATEDDLWDALRRARLDDLVRSLPDGLDTVVGERGYRLSGGERQRMTIARLLLARQRVVILDEATAHLDNTSEAAVQEALSEALEGRTAVVIAHRLSTVRAADQILVVEAGRIVERGTHEELLAAGQRYAELYRTQFAGPADGTRGEAVEEAA, encoded by the coding sequence ATGGAGACCACGGCGTGGACGCAGTTGCACAGCGTCATCAACGCCGAACAGGACCGCCGCCCCTTCGCCTTGACGACCCTGCGCCGCATCGGCGCGTTCGCCCGCCCGCACCGGCGCCGCATCGCCCTCTTCGTCCTGCTCGGCGTGGGCACCGCCCTGCTGGCCGTGGCGACCCCCGTCCTGGCCGGGTGGGTCGTGGACACGATCGTGTCGGACGGGGACGAGGACAGGGTCGTACGCCTCGCCCTGCTCATCGCGCTGATCGCAGTGGCGGAGGCGGCGCTGGGCATCCTCGGCCGCAGACTGTCGGCGACGCTCGGGGAGCACCTCATCCTCGATCTGCGGACCGCCGTCTTCGACCATGTGCAGCGCATGCCGGTCGCGTTCTTCACACGCACTCGTACGGGCGCCCTCGTCTCCCGGCTCAACAACGACGTCATCGGCGCGCAGCGCGCGTTCAGCAACACCCTCTCCGGAGTGGTCAGCAACCTCGTGACGCTGCTGCTCACGCTCGCGGTGATGCTCACGCTGTCCTGGCAGATCACCCTGCTCGCCCTGGTGCTGCTGCCGGTGTTCGTGATCCCGGCCCGGCGGATGGGCAGCCGGATGGCCCGGATGCAGCGGGAGGCCGCCACGCTGAACGCGGCGATGGGCACCCGCATGACCGAGCGGTTCTCCGCCCCCGGCGCCACCCTGGTCAAGCTCTTCGGCCGGCCCGAGGAGGAGTCGCGGGAGTTCGCCGAACGCGCCCGCCGGGTCGCGGACATCGGCATCCGGACGGCGACCGCCCAGGCCGCCTTCATCACCGCCCTCACCCTGGTCTCCGCCCTCGCCCTGGCCCTCGTCTACGGCCTCGGCGGCTGGTTCGCCCTGCGCGGCTCCCTGGAACCCGGCGCGGTCGTGTCGCTCGCCCTGCTCCTGACCCGGCTCTACGCGCCGCTGACGGCGCTCGCGGGGGCACGCGTCGAGGTGATGAGCGCCCTGGTCAGCTTCGAGCGGGTCTTCGAGGTGCTCGACCTCCGGCCCCTCATCGAGGAGAAGCCGGACGCGCGTCCGGTGCCCGACGGGCCCGTGGCGGTCGAGTTCGACAACGTCCGCTTCGGGTACCCCGCCGCCGACAAGGTCTCCCTGGCCTCCCTCGAGGAAGTCGCCTCCCTGGACAAGCGGGGCGGCGACGAGGTCCTGCACGGCCTGTCCTTCCGCGCCGAACCCGGCCGGACCGTGGCGCTCGTCGGCTCCTCCGGCGCGGGCAAGTCGACCATCGCGCAGCTGATGCCGCGTCTGTACGACACCGACGAGGGCGCCGTGCGCATCGGCGGCGTCGACGTCCGCGACCTCACGGCGCAGTCGCTGCGGCAGACCCTGGGCATGGTCACCCAGGACGGTCACCTCTTCCACGACACCGTCCGCGCCAACCTCCTGCTCGCCCGCCCCGAGGCCACGGAGGACGACCTGTGGGACGCCCTGCGCCGGGCCCGCCTGGACGACCTCGTACGGTCCCTGCCCGACGGCCTCGACACCGTGGTCGGCGAACGCGGCTACCGCCTCTCCGGAGGTGAACGCCAGCGCATGACCATCGCCCGGCTGCTGCTGGCCCGCCAGCGCGTCGTCATCCTCGACGAGGCCACCGCCCATCTCGACAACACCTCCGAGGCCGCCGTCCAAGAAGCCCTCTCCGAAGCGCTCGAGGGCCGTACCGCCGTCGTGATCGCCCACCGCCTCTCCACCGTCCGCGCGGCCGACCAGATCCTGGTCGTCGAGGCGGGCCGCATCGTCGAACGGGGCACGCACGAGGAACTCCTGGCGGCGGGGCAGCGGTACGCGGAGCTGTACCGCACCCAGTTCGCGGGACCGGCCGACGGGACGCGGGGCGAGGCGGTGGAGGAGGCCGCGTGA
- a CDS encoding lysylphosphatidylglycerol synthase transmembrane domain-containing protein, with protein sequence MTAVHLPELSPGRLPRRVPVRRLRQILCLLPLLLVTVVAVQHRSVLAAGFAHLGTAEWPWLLAAAGTTCLTWVAASFTRQGAVVERLPRRRLLATQFAAGAANHLLPTGLGASAVNLRFMTVCGLPLARSSAALGLYLLAESVGRVALLGVLLVAFPGALRLGALVPEAAFGPLLAGVAVVLVIAVTVLALVRRLRSALVSFLRTALGEARTVHTRPARALALWGGSFAFPALQASVLVLVGRALGLDVPAAHMAVAYLAATVAVALVPTPGGIGSVEAALVMALVAAGGPAAVATAVVLAFRVITVWLPLVPGALTLAALVRLKVI encoded by the coding sequence GTGACAGCGGTACACCTCCCCGAACTGAGCCCGGGACGACTCCCCCGTCGCGTCCCGGTCCGCCGCCTGCGGCAGATCCTGTGTCTGCTCCCGCTCCTGCTCGTCACCGTGGTCGCGGTGCAGCACCGGTCGGTACTGGCCGCCGGTTTCGCGCATCTGGGCACCGCCGAGTGGCCCTGGCTGCTGGCCGCGGCCGGCACGACCTGCCTGACCTGGGTCGCCGCCTCCTTCACCCGGCAGGGCGCGGTCGTCGAGCGGCTGCCCCGACGACGGCTGCTGGCCACGCAGTTCGCGGCCGGCGCGGCCAACCACCTGCTGCCGACCGGGCTGGGCGCGAGCGCGGTCAACCTGCGGTTCATGACCGTGTGCGGGCTGCCGCTCGCCCGCTCCTCGGCGGCCCTCGGCCTGTATCTGCTCGCCGAGAGCGTCGGCCGGGTGGCGCTGCTGGGTGTCCTGCTCGTCGCGTTCCCGGGCGCGCTGCGGCTCGGCGCGCTGGTGCCGGAGGCGGCGTTCGGCCCCTTGCTGGCCGGCGTCGCGGTGGTGCTCGTGATCGCCGTGACGGTGCTCGCCCTCGTGCGGCGGCTGCGCTCGGCCCTGGTGTCCTTCCTGCGGACGGCGCTCGGCGAGGCGCGTACGGTGCACACCCGTCCGGCGCGGGCGCTGGCGCTGTGGGGCGGGTCGTTCGCCTTCCCGGCCCTGCAGGCGTCCGTGCTGGTGCTGGTGGGGCGGGCGCTGGGGCTGGACGTCCCGGCCGCGCACATGGCGGTGGCCTACCTGGCGGCGACGGTCGCCGTCGCGCTGGTGCCCACCCCGGGCGGCATCGGCTCGGTGGAGGCGGCGCTCGTGATGGCGCTGGTGGCCGCGGGCGGACCGGCCGCGGTGGCCACCGCGGTGGTCCTGGCCTTCCGGGTCATCACCGTCTGGCTGCCGCTGGTGCCGGGCGCGTTGACGCTGGCGGCGCTGGTCCGGCTGAAGGTGATCTGA
- a CDS encoding mechanosensitive ion channel family protein, translating to MNRALTVDDLLFAGIALASGLLAAFALRILLRWLGGHADRTRWTGDDVIVHALRAVVPWAAIVGGVAGAAAVLPLTRTVQHTTNQALTVLLIFVATVSAARVVTGLVRTVTQSRSGVAGSATIFVNITRILVLAIGFLVVLQTLGISIAPLLTALGVGGLAVALALQDTLANLFAGIHILASKTVQPGDYIKLSSGEEGYVEDINWRQTTIRNLSNNLIVLPNGQLAQANMTNFMRPEEQLTILVQVGVAYDSDLEHVERVTNEVIAQTMTEVEGAVPDHEPIIRFHTFGDSRIGFTVILGVGEFSDQYRIKHEFIKRLHKRYRAEGIRIPAPARTVALQQGGVAIPQQRTGEVEPGGLSSARFD from the coding sequence GTGAACCGGGCACTCACCGTGGACGATCTGCTGTTCGCCGGCATCGCCCTCGCCTCGGGCCTGCTGGCGGCGTTCGCGCTGCGCATCCTGCTGCGCTGGCTGGGCGGGCACGCCGACCGCACCCGCTGGACCGGCGACGACGTCATCGTGCACGCGCTGAGGGCCGTGGTGCCCTGGGCCGCGATCGTGGGTGGCGTGGCGGGCGCGGCGGCCGTGCTGCCGCTGACCCGCACCGTGCAGCACACCACCAACCAGGCGCTCACCGTGCTGCTCATCTTCGTCGCGACGGTGTCGGCGGCCCGGGTGGTGACCGGGCTGGTGCGCACGGTCACCCAGTCCCGCTCCGGGGTCGCCGGATCGGCCACGATCTTCGTCAACATCACCCGGATCCTGGTCCTGGCGATCGGCTTCCTGGTGGTGCTCCAGACCCTGGGCATCTCCATAGCCCCGCTGCTCACCGCCCTGGGTGTCGGCGGTCTGGCGGTCGCGCTGGCGCTCCAGGACACCCTCGCCAACCTCTTCGCGGGCATTCACATCCTCGCCTCCAAGACCGTCCAGCCCGGTGACTACATCAAGCTCAGCAGCGGCGAGGAGGGCTACGTCGAGGACATCAACTGGCGGCAGACGACCATCCGCAATCTGTCCAACAACCTCATCGTGCTCCCCAACGGCCAGCTCGCGCAGGCAAACATGACCAACTTCATGCGCCCCGAGGAGCAGCTGACCATCCTGGTCCAGGTCGGGGTGGCCTACGACAGCGATCTGGAGCACGTGGAGCGCGTGACCAACGAAGTCATCGCCCAGACCATGACCGAGGTCGAGGGCGCGGTGCCGGACCACGAGCCGATCATCCGGTTCCACACCTTCGGCGACTCCCGCATCGGTTTCACCGTCATCCTGGGCGTCGGCGAGTTCAGCGACCAGTACCGGATCAAGCACGAGTTCATCAAGCGCCTGCACAAGCGCTACCGCGCGGAGGGCATCCGCATCCCCGCACCGGCCCGCACGGTGGCGCTCCAGCAGGGCGGGGTCGCCATCCCGCAGCAGCGGACCGGCGAGGTCGAGCCGGGCGGGCTGAGTTCCGCCCGGTTCGACTGA
- a CDS encoding M1 family metallopeptidase: protein MRYRTRVTAPAVALLGTAAALTTGIPAQAAGRTGAVPGPETLGDPVYPALGNDGYRVSAYHLDVAYDATTRLVEATVTLTIRTTQALSRLSLDARGLDIRSVRINGRTAAFEQVAEKLRITPARPLAAKTRATVCVAYGADPRRTPPPAGGWVATPDGFAVCCQPDLAHTVFPCNDHPSDKADFTFRLTVPAGLRGVASGTLVRTEQLSGDRTAYTYRSRSPIATEVVQITVGDYVIKDRQGPHGLPLRDVVPVARAAALEPALALTPALVSWVEQRLGAYPFETYGLLPCNNDAPDAFDFTGLETQTLTLYKPNYLLQEESKIGSHMMHELVHSYFGNSVSPATWADLWLNEGHADFYGLLYRYERGWADSLGLTTLEARMKHTYAQGDQWRRDSGPVAAPNAANLFDSQRYLGGVLVLYALRQQVGEEAFTALERAFLERYRDSTASTQDYIAVASEVSGQDLDGFLRDWLYGTKTPRMPGHPDWTVTPVKASLSAPRDRRDSHHHENSATL from the coding sequence ATGAGATATCGCACCAGAGTGACGGCCCCGGCGGTTGCCCTTCTCGGCACGGCGGCGGCACTGACCACGGGGATCCCGGCCCAGGCGGCCGGCAGGACCGGCGCCGTCCCGGGCCCCGAGACCCTCGGTGACCCCGTCTACCCCGCCCTCGGCAATGACGGATACCGCGTGTCGGCGTACCACCTCGACGTCGCGTACGACGCCACGACCAGGCTCGTCGAGGCCACCGTGACCCTGACCATCCGCACCACCCAGGCCCTGAGCCGCCTCTCCCTGGACGCGCGCGGCCTGGACATACGCTCCGTCCGGATCAACGGCCGCACGGCCGCCTTCGAGCAGGTGGCCGAGAAACTGCGGATCACCCCCGCCCGCCCGCTCGCGGCGAAGACGCGGGCCACGGTGTGCGTGGCCTACGGCGCCGACCCGCGCCGGACCCCGCCGCCCGCCGGCGGCTGGGTGGCCACGCCGGACGGATTCGCGGTGTGCTGCCAGCCGGACCTGGCGCACACCGTCTTCCCCTGCAACGATCACCCCTCCGACAAGGCCGACTTCACCTTCCGCCTGACCGTGCCCGCCGGGCTGCGGGGCGTCGCCAGCGGCACACTGGTGCGCACCGAGCAGCTGTCCGGCGACCGGACCGCGTACACGTACCGCTCCCGCTCGCCGATCGCCACCGAGGTGGTGCAGATCACCGTCGGCGACTACGTGATCAAGGACCGGCAGGGCCCGCACGGGCTGCCGCTGCGGGACGTCGTCCCCGTCGCCCGGGCCGCCGCGCTGGAGCCGGCCCTGGCACTCACCCCGGCGCTGGTGTCGTGGGTCGAGCAGCGGCTCGGGGCGTACCCCTTCGAGACGTACGGCCTGCTGCCCTGCAACAACGACGCCCCGGACGCCTTCGACTTCACCGGTCTGGAGACCCAGACCCTCACGCTGTACAAGCCGAACTACCTCCTCCAGGAGGAGAGCAAGATCGGCTCGCACATGATGCACGAGCTGGTCCACTCCTACTTCGGCAACAGCGTCAGCCCCGCCACCTGGGCCGATCTGTGGCTGAACGAGGGCCACGCCGACTTCTACGGGCTGCTGTACCGCTACGAGCGCGGCTGGGCGGACTCGCTGGGCCTGACCACGCTGGAAGCCCGCATGAAGCACACCTACGCCCAGGGCGACCAGTGGCGCCGCGACTCCGGGCCGGTCGCGGCCCCGAACGCGGCAAACCTGTTCGACAGCCAGCGCTACCTGGGCGGCGTGCTCGTGCTGTACGCGCTGCGGCAGCAGGTCGGCGAGGAGGCCTTCACGGCCCTGGAGCGCGCGTTCCTGGAGCGGTACCGCGACTCCACCGCCTCCACGCAGGACTACATCGCCGTCGCCTCGGAGGTCTCCGGCCAGGACCTCGACGGCTTCCTGCGGGACTGGCTGTACGGCACGAAGACGCCGCGCATGCCGGGGCACCCCGACTGGACCGTGACGCCGGTGAAGGCGTCCCTCTCGGCGCCGCGCGACCGGAGGGACAGCCACCACCACGAGAACTCCGCGACGCTGTAA
- a CDS encoding NADP-dependent isocitrate dehydrogenase, translating into MTDSTIIYTHTDEAPALATYSFLPVVRAYASQAGVAVETRDISLAGRIIALFPEYLTEDQRIPDALAELGELAKTPAANIIKLPNISASIPQLKAAVAELQGQGYALPDYPDDPKTDEEREIRARYDKVKGSAVNPVLREGNSDRRAPASVKNYAKSHPHRMGAWTPESKTNVATMGQNDFRSTEKSVVIAEDGALRIELVGDDGTTTVLRESVPVLAGEVVDASVMRVAALREFLTAQVAEAKAQGVLFSVHLKATMMKVSDPIVFGHVVRAFFPKTFAQYGDKLAAAGLTPNDGLGGIWKGLDSLPEGAEIKASFDAELAEGPELAMVDSDKGITNLHVPSDVIVDASMPAMIRTSGHMWGPDGNEHDTLAVLPDSSYAGVYQAVIEDCRANGAFDPSTMGTVPNVGLMAQKAEEYGSHDKTFEVPTTGTVRLVDQHGTALIEQTVSAGDIFRACQTKDAPIKDWVKLAVTRARATGDPAVFWLDETRAHDANLIAKVNTYLAEHDTEGLDIRILNPVEATKLSVERIRRGENTISVTGNVLRDYLTDLFPILELGTSAKMLSVVPLMAGGGLFETGAGGSAPKHVQQLVKENYLRWDSLGEFFALVPSFEQLAKVAGNARAQILADTLDRATATFLNEDKSPTRRVGGIDNRGSHFYLSLYWAQELAGQSDDADLAKAFAPLAETLAANEQKIVDELSAVQGKPVDIGGYYQPDPAKAAAAMRPSTTWNEALASLS; encoded by the coding sequence GTGACTGACTCGACCATCATCTATACGCACACTGACGAGGCCCCCGCCCTGGCGACGTATTCCTTCCTGCCGGTGGTGCGGGCGTACGCGTCGCAGGCGGGTGTCGCCGTGGAGACCCGCGACATCTCGCTGGCCGGACGCATCATCGCCCTGTTCCCGGAGTACCTGACCGAGGACCAGCGCATCCCGGACGCCCTCGCGGAGCTCGGTGAGCTGGCCAAGACGCCCGCCGCCAACATCATCAAGCTGCCGAACATCTCGGCGTCCATCCCGCAGCTCAAGGCCGCCGTCGCCGAGCTGCAGGGCCAGGGCTACGCGCTGCCGGACTACCCGGACGACCCGAAGACCGACGAGGAACGGGAGATCCGCGCCCGCTACGACAAGGTCAAGGGCTCCGCGGTGAACCCGGTCCTGCGTGAGGGCAACTCCGACCGTCGCGCCCCCGCCTCGGTCAAGAACTACGCCAAGTCCCACCCGCACCGCATGGGCGCCTGGACCCCCGAGTCCAAGACCAACGTGGCGACCATGGGCCAGAACGACTTCCGCTCCACCGAGAAGTCCGTCGTGATCGCCGAGGACGGCGCGCTGCGCATCGAGCTGGTCGGCGACGACGGCACCACCACGGTGCTGCGCGAGTCGGTACCCGTGCTCGCCGGTGAGGTCGTCGACGCCTCCGTGATGCGCGTCGCCGCGCTGCGCGAGTTCCTGACCGCGCAGGTCGCCGAGGCCAAGGCCCAGGGCGTGCTGTTCTCCGTGCACCTGAAGGCCACGATGATGAAGGTCTCCGACCCGATCGTCTTCGGCCACGTGGTGCGTGCCTTCTTCCCGAAGACGTTCGCGCAGTACGGCGACAAGCTCGCCGCAGCCGGCCTCACGCCGAACGACGGTCTGGGCGGCATCTGGAAGGGCCTGGACTCCCTGCCCGAGGGCGCCGAGATCAAGGCCTCCTTCGACGCCGAGCTCGCCGAGGGCCCGGAGCTGGCCATGGTCGACTCCGACAAGGGCATCACGAACCTGCACGTCCCCTCGGACGTCATCGTGGACGCCTCCATGCCCGCCATGATCCGCACCTCCGGCCACATGTGGGGCCCGGACGGCAATGAGCACGACACCCTCGCGGTCCTGCCGGACTCCTCCTACGCGGGCGTCTACCAGGCCGTGATCGAGGACTGCCGGGCCAACGGCGCCTTCGACCCGTCGACCATGGGCACGGTGCCGAACGTCGGCCTCATGGCGCAGAAGGCCGAGGAGTACGGCAGCCACGACAAGACCTTCGAGGTCCCCACCACGGGCACCGTCCGCCTGGTCGACCAGCACGGCACCGCGCTCATCGAGCAGACCGTCTCGGCCGGCGACATCTTCCGCGCCTGCCAGACCAAGGACGCGCCGATCAAGGACTGGGTGAAGCTGGCCGTCACCCGCGCCCGCGCCACGGGCGATCCGGCGGTGTTCTGGCTGGACGAGACCCGCGCGCACGACGCCAACCTGATCGCGAAGGTCAACACCTACCTCGCCGAGCACGACACCGAGGGCCTGGACATCCGGATCCTCAACCCGGTCGAGGCGACGAAGCTGTCGGTGGAGCGCATCCGCCGCGGCGAGAACACGATCTCGGTCACGGGCAACGTGCTGCGCGACTACCTGACGGACCTGTTCCCGATCCTGGAGCTGGGCACCAGCGCCAAGATGCTGTCGGTCGTCCCGCTGATGGCGGGCGGCGGCCTGTTCGAGACGGGTGCGGGCGGCTCGGCGCCGAAGCACGTGCAGCAGCTGGTCAAGGAGAACTACCTGCGCTGGGACTCCCTGGGTGAGTTCTTCGCCCTGGTGCCGTCCTTCGAGCAGCTCGCGAAGGTGGCGGGCAACGCCCGCGCCCAGATCCTGGCCGACACCCTCGACCGCGCCACGGCGACCTTCCTCAACGAGGACAAGTCCCCGACCCGGCGCGTCGGCGGCATCGACAACCGCGGCAGCCACTTCTACCTGTCCCTGTACTGGGCGCAGGAGCTGGCCGGGCAGAGCGATGACGCGGACCTGGCGAAGGCCTTCGCCCCGCTCGCCGAGACGCTCGCCGCGAACGAGCAGAAGATCGTCGACGAGCTGAGCGCCGTGCAGGGCAAGCCGGTCGACATCGGCGGCTACTACCAGCCCGACCCGGCGAAGGCCGCGGCGGCCATGCGCCCGTCCACCACGTGGAACGAGGCCCTGGCGTCCCTGAGCTGA
- a CDS encoding DUF5713 family protein, protein MPISNEQVSTHPFLRALYEDDYYPDHVVDRGRAILLALCERIERERPAGLDALYVLTHAATEEFNDLEAAFEAADSEIETVAREEIAEDFAFLARAYDFPDADVEELIATREW, encoded by the coding sequence ATGCCGATCAGCAACGAGCAGGTGAGCACCCATCCGTTCCTCCGGGCGCTGTACGAGGACGACTACTACCCGGACCACGTGGTGGACCGCGGCCGCGCGATCCTGCTCGCCCTGTGCGAGCGCATCGAGCGGGAGCGGCCCGCCGGCCTCGACGCGCTGTACGTCCTGACCCACGCGGCCACCGAGGAGTTCAACGACCTGGAGGCCGCGTTCGAGGCGGCGGACAGCGAGATCGAGACGGTGGCCCGGGAGGAGATAGCCGAGGACTTCGCTTTCCTCGCGCGTGCGTACGACTTCCCGGACGCGGACGTGGAGGAGCTGATCGCCACGCGGGAGTGGTGA
- a CDS encoding N-formylglutamate amidohydrolase — protein sequence MTDAPPPFELLPGAGQSPVILHVPHAAREIPRTVRAGIALGDEELARELDHITDAHTDRIADVAAGRAAVTPWRFVNRLSRLVVDPERFPDEREEMLAVGMGAVYTRTTHGAALRSGGVDAGPLVERYFLPYARAMTEAVADRLAVTGRAVIIDVHSYPSRRLPYELHGEGPRPAVCLGTDSFHTPPELAAAAREAFGETELDTPFSGTYVPLEFYGKRPEVSALMVEIRRDTYMTEPGGPAGPGLERLGGALARLVDAVSR from the coding sequence GTGACCGACGCCCCGCCGCCCTTCGAGCTGCTGCCCGGGGCCGGGCAGTCTCCGGTGATCCTCCATGTGCCGCACGCCGCACGCGAGATACCGCGGACGGTGCGTGCGGGAATCGCGCTCGGCGACGAGGAACTGGCGCGGGAGCTGGACCACATCACCGACGCGCACACGGACCGGATCGCCGACGTGGCGGCCGGGCGGGCGGCCGTCACACCGTGGCGGTTCGTCAATCGGCTGTCGCGGCTGGTCGTCGATCCGGAGCGGTTCCCGGACGAGCGGGAGGAGATGCTCGCCGTCGGGATGGGGGCGGTGTACACGCGGACCACGCACGGCGCCGCGCTGCGGTCCGGGGGTGTCGATGCCGGGCCGCTCGTCGAGCGGTACTTCCTGCCCTACGCGCGGGCGATGACCGAGGCCGTGGCGGACCGGCTGGCAGTCACCGGGCGGGCCGTGATCATCGACGTGCACTCCTACCCGAGCCGCAGGCTGCCCTACGAGCTGCACGGGGAGGGGCCCCGCCCGGCGGTCTGTCTCGGCACCGACTCCTTCCACACGCCTCCCGAGCTTGCGGCCGCCGCCCGGGAGGCGTTCGGGGAGACGGAGCTCGACACCCCGTTCAGCGGGACCTACGTCCCCCTGGAGTTCTACGGGAAGCGGCCCGAGGTGAGCGCGCTCATGGTGGAGATCCGCCGGGACACCTACATGACCGAGCCGGGCGGCCCCGCCGGGCCCGGGCTGGAGCGGCTCGGCGGGGCACTGGCCCGGCTGGTCGACGCCGTGTCCCGCTGA